In Pontiella desulfatans, one DNA window encodes the following:
- a CDS encoding sulfatase-like hydrolase/transferase, with amino-acid sequence MKRILIALLLCHAAAQAQQNNILLIIGDDIGLDSLHISNDDPTASFPPIPTLQALAKDGVLFSNGYAYPTCSPTRSSILTGRYGYRTGVLSPQSSENFSAAEYTLPEIFADQGLDYELASFGKWHLGGGNDGPNELGGWPHFSGALGGGLNNYRRWTKVVDGVETNVTQTYATTENTKDAAAWINAQGTNNWFAWIGFNAAHTPLHQPPPNLFTVDLTGLDTTNHPRPFYEAIIEAMDNRIGWLLDEIDTNNTTIIFIGDNGTANDVIQPPYDIAGRAKGSLYEGGTHVPFFIWGADVADGGRTNDSVVHVADLFATIIELAGGVPPETGADSRSLVPILDNGTFAPAEDSVLVETDNLVPGGGSGRGIRSGSYKLIRKDGQDEEFYNLSVDPLEEINLLEGSLGTVDAAIYDALAEKLDSWTNTPMQVYVDLDNLTGPWDGTSWTSAFQTVQAGIDEAEAQGGANVWVAEGIYRPATNSDRSASFMLESGVHLLGGFDGSETSEDQRNPAAHVTTLSGDLGADNSYHVIVGANGATLDGFTITGGKADGAGQNLHGAGLFCVDEISMTVNQCIFTGNHAHEGAGVYAYNASSSDFTDCVFSNNTAKRGAALLLRNGCSGTFSNCTFAHNVADWAGGAIYADYGSSPWFHDCTFSANSTTGKGGAFFTDDLASQVGISSPVFIDCSFAGNSASYRGGGIYNFEGSETAVTNTSFVGNSAGTGGGAIANDYKSELTLSGNTFLNNSGGTGEADVDSDATSVVFQ; translated from the coding sequence ATGAAACGAATACTGATTGCCCTACTGCTTTGCCATGCCGCCGCGCAGGCGCAGCAAAACAACATTCTGCTGATCATCGGCGACGATATCGGTCTCGACAGCCTGCATATCTCGAACGACGATCCGACGGCAAGCTTCCCGCCGATCCCGACGCTCCAGGCCCTGGCGAAGGACGGGGTGCTGTTTTCAAATGGCTATGCCTATCCGACCTGTTCGCCGACCCGCTCGTCGATCCTGACCGGGCGCTACGGCTACCGCACCGGCGTGCTGAGCCCCCAGTCGTCGGAAAACTTTTCGGCCGCGGAATACACCCTGCCGGAAATCTTTGCCGACCAGGGTCTGGACTACGAACTAGCCAGCTTTGGCAAATGGCACCTCGGTGGCGGAAACGACGGCCCCAACGAGCTGGGCGGGTGGCCGCATTTTTCCGGCGCACTCGGTGGCGGACTGAACAACTATCGCCGTTGGACCAAGGTGGTGGACGGGGTTGAAACCAACGTTACCCAAACCTATGCCACAACCGAAAACACGAAGGACGCCGCCGCATGGATCAATGCCCAGGGCACCAACAACTGGTTTGCCTGGATCGGCTTCAACGCCGCCCACACGCCGCTGCACCAACCGCCCCCGAACCTGTTCACGGTGGATTTGACGGGGCTGGACACCACCAACCATCCGCGCCCGTTCTACGAAGCGATCATCGAGGCCATGGACAACCGCATCGGCTGGTTGCTCGACGAGATCGACACCAACAACACGACCATCATTTTCATCGGCGACAACGGCACCGCCAACGACGTCATCCAACCGCCTTACGACATTGCCGGGCGCGCCAAGGGAAGCCTCTACGAAGGCGGAACCCACGTCCCCTTCTTCATCTGGGGGGCCGATGTGGCCGATGGCGGACGCACCAACGATTCCGTCGTCCACGTGGCCGACCTTTTCGCCACGATCATTGAATTGGCGGGCGGGGTTCCGCCGGAGACGGGCGCGGATTCACGGTCGCTCGTTCCGATCCTCGACAACGGAACATTCGCCCCCGCCGAGGATTCCGTGCTGGTGGAAACCGACAACCTGGTGCCGGGTGGCGGCTCCGGACGCGGCATCCGGAGCGGATCCTACAAACTGATCCGCAAGGATGGCCAGGACGAAGAATTCTACAACCTTTCGGTCGATCCGCTGGAAGAGATCAACCTGCTGGAAGGATCGCTGGGCACGGTTGATGCCGCCATCTACGACGCGCTCGCGGAAAAACTCGATAGCTGGACCAACACACCGATGCAGGTTTATGTCGACCTGGACAACCTCACCGGCCCATGGGATGGCACCTCCTGGACTTCGGCATTCCAAACCGTGCAGGCCGGCATCGACGAAGCCGAGGCGCAAGGCGGAGCCAACGTCTGGGTGGCCGAAGGCATCTACCGGCCCGCCACGAATTCGGATCGTTCCGCCAGCTTCATGCTGGAGAGCGGCGTCCACCTGCTTGGCGGATTCGACGGCAGCGAAACCAGCGAAGACCAACGCAATCCGGCGGCGCATGTAACAACGCTCAGCGGTGACCTTGGTGCCGACAACAGCTACCACGTAATCGTCGGGGCAAACGGAGCAACGCTGGACGGGTTCACGATTACCGGCGGAAAGGCGGATGGCGCCGGCCAGAATCTGCACGGTGCGGGCCTGTTTTGCGTGGACGAAATTTCGATGACCGTCAACCAATGCATCTTCACCGGCAACCATGCCCATGAGGGCGCGGGGGTCTATGCCTACAACGCATCGTCGTCCGACTTCACCGATTGCGTATTTTCCAACAACACCGCCAAGCGAGGCGCGGCGCTACTGTTGCGCAATGGATGCAGCGGAACCTTTTCCAACTGCACCTTCGCGCACAATGTCGCCGACTGGGCCGGCGGCGCCATCTATGCGGACTACGGCTCGTCGCCGTGGTTCCACGATTGCACGTTTTCGGCCAACAGCACCACCGGCAAGGGCGGCGCGTTCTTTACCGACGACCTCGCCTCCCAGGTGGGCATCTCCTCGCCGGTCTTCATCGACTGCTCCTTCGCGGGCAACTCCGCCAGCTATCGCGGTGGCGGCATCTATAACTTCGAGGGCAGCGAGACCGCCGTCACCAACACGTCGTTCGTTGGCAACTCCGCCGGCACCGGCGGCGGTGCGATCGCCAACGACTATAAGTCGGAGTTGACGTTGTCCGGCAACACCTTCCTGAACAACAGCGGCGGCACCGGCGAGGCCGATGTCGATTCGGATGCAACTTCGGTGGTGTTCCAATGA
- a CDS encoding sulfatase-like hydrolase/transferase, whose translation MKKYLIPMLALAAATASAVSDQVTGDATPDRHRTEQSVGKQGPSAQRLFTRFDANQDGKITEDEFRGPIQRFILLDLDSDGTITPEEAAAAPAPPNRGGRETRPSEAAPQQAPGINRAKAADGLPNIVFVYADDMGWTGTSLAMIAGDAASKSDFYLTPNLEKLAAKGMVFSQAYSPASLCTPSRAAVLTGKTPAEVHITTPGGGRSDNTRKLTTPQQAGQLSTDFPTIGTHLQAEGYATALLGKWHIGQGDDAGMYGFDYHDGATGNETHGSESDPKEIFSLTERGIKFMKQQVEAGRPFYLQLSHYAVHSPIETLKESGDKFEKLPAGKRHSDSQNAGMAWDLDTSLGTLMTAVADLGIARNTYLVFMSDNGAPGSPRRPNNQPLNAGKGTLYEGGIRVPLVISGPGIAPGTRSDIAVTGCDLMPTFCDWVGIDPGQVDGTSAAPLLTGKTKSIAREKPLLFHYPHYGQGPQKPQTAIIEGDFKLLKHWEDERYELFNLSRDIGEQDDLSTSNPEKLKELVAKMERRLKETDAQLPTPNPDYDPSKDQAQARGKRNRK comes from the coding sequence ATGAAAAAATACCTCATCCCTATGCTTGCGCTTGCGGCAGCCACCGCATCCGCAGTCAGCGACCAGGTGACCGGCGATGCCACCCCCGACCGCCACCGGACCGAGCAGTCCGTCGGGAAGCAAGGCCCATCGGCACAACGCCTGTTTACACGGTTCGATGCCAACCAGGACGGCAAGATTACCGAAGATGAATTCCGCGGGCCGATCCAACGCTTCATCCTGCTCGACCTCGATAGCGACGGAACCATTACCCCCGAGGAAGCCGCCGCCGCGCCGGCACCCCCGAATCGGGGCGGGCGCGAAACACGCCCCTCCGAAGCGGCCCCCCAACAGGCCCCCGGCATCAACCGGGCGAAGGCCGCCGATGGGCTCCCCAACATCGTTTTTGTTTATGCCGACGATATGGGCTGGACCGGCACCTCCCTCGCCATGATCGCAGGCGATGCCGCCTCAAAAAGCGATTTTTACCTGACGCCCAACCTCGAAAAGCTCGCCGCAAAAGGCATGGTCTTTTCGCAAGCCTATTCCCCCGCCTCGCTCTGCACGCCTAGCCGCGCCGCTGTTTTAACCGGCAAGACGCCCGCCGAAGTCCACATCACCACCCCCGGCGGCGGTCGCTCCGATAACACACGCAAGCTGACCACCCCGCAGCAGGCCGGCCAACTCTCGACAGATTTTCCAACCATTGGAACCCATCTGCAGGCCGAAGGCTATGCCACCGCATTGCTGGGCAAATGGCACATCGGCCAGGGCGACGATGCAGGAATGTATGGTTTTGATTATCATGACGGCGCCACTGGTAACGAAACGCACGGAAGCGAATCCGATCCGAAGGAAATCTTCAGCCTCACCGAGCGGGGCATTAAATTCATGAAGCAGCAGGTGGAAGCCGGTCGCCCTTTCTATCTCCAGCTCTCGCACTATGCCGTCCATTCCCCCATCGAGACGCTCAAGGAATCCGGCGATAAGTTTGAAAAGCTCCCGGCGGGCAAGCGCCATTCCGATTCGCAAAACGCCGGCATGGCCTGGGATCTCGACACCAGCCTCGGAACCCTGATGACAGCCGTTGCCGACCTCGGCATCGCCCGCAACACCTACCTTGTTTTCATGTCCGACAACGGCGCACCCGGCTCGCCGCGCCGCCCGAACAACCAACCGCTCAACGCCGGCAAGGGAACCCTCTACGAAGGAGGCATCCGCGTCCCCCTCGTCATCAGCGGCCCCGGCATTGCCCCCGGAACGCGATCGGATATTGCGGTGACCGGCTGCGATCTGATGCCGACCTTCTGCGACTGGGTTGGAATCGATCCAGGCCAGGTTGACGGCACCTCGGCGGCCCCGTTGCTGACAGGCAAAACAAAAAGCATTGCACGTGAAAAGCCGTTGCTCTTCCACTACCCGCACTACGGGCAAGGGCCGCAAAAACCGCAGACCGCCATCATCGAAGGCGACTTCAAACTACTGAAGCACTGGGAAGACGAGCGCTACGAACTGTTCAATCTCTCGAGGGACATCGGCGAACAGGACGACCTCTCGACATCCAATCCGGAAAAACTTAAAGAGCTGGTGGCCAAGATGGAGCGGCGCCTCAAGGAAACCGACGCCCAGCTTCCGACCCCGAACCCCGACTACGATCCGTCGAAAGACCAGGCGCAGGCCCGTGGCAAGCGCAACAGGAAATAG
- a CDS encoding tyrosine-type recombinase/integrase — protein MKTIKAAGKSKRAPKGMGRLYIRGKDRKEYPAGTPNVEGGAYWLAYLKPTGATDANGKPVKKKTRVSLKDADGNSITTKKEAEEAQKRIIHQYVATSKEEQLISLKAKIEEATEERVKAVEEANPPLAISEAWESYRDNPKADLTSNIDTLKGYIGYWKAFSEWLGERNPHAVYLRDVTDKDAETYSKHLRKQLARGTYNKQIRFLRSLFTVVAKDARIAENPFEGILTIDKEEERDSRRALSVEELRTILERAEGELATLLFLGTFLGLRLGDCCTLSWSECNLAKGLVFRKTNKAKKRVSVGIPAPLMELLLQTPASNRKGYIVPDFAGRYTYRNATGATTQRGSITDQVQKHLGTVCGIRLYKEGTGKTPEYLEKLKQWEQGGCKGKKPTYKRAVVEVGFHSLRHSYVSLQAATGTPQAVVQKLVGHGSPAMTEHYTHLEESTVLQAARSLDHRIIDADFEEVRTVSPWIREALGTATAHNWQDVINEVLGGA, from the coding sequence ATGAAAACTATCAAAGCAGCAGGCAAAAGCAAGCGGGCACCTAAAGGCATGGGCCGCCTTTACATTCGTGGAAAGGACCGGAAGGAATACCCAGCAGGGACTCCCAACGTAGAAGGCGGAGCTTATTGGTTAGCTTATCTGAAACCCACGGGCGCAACCGATGCCAATGGAAAGCCGGTCAAAAAGAAAACACGCGTATCCCTAAAGGATGCAGACGGAAATTCCATTACCACCAAGAAAGAAGCGGAAGAGGCTCAGAAGCGCATAATTCATCAATATGTAGCCACCAGTAAGGAAGAGCAGTTGATCAGTCTTAAAGCGAAGATTGAGGAAGCTACAGAAGAGCGCGTCAAAGCAGTAGAAGAGGCAAACCCTCCGCTTGCTATCAGTGAAGCATGGGAAAGCTATCGTGATAATCCCAAGGCCGACCTAACCAGCAATATTGATACTCTCAAAGGATATATTGGCTACTGGAAGGCATTTTCAGAATGGCTAGGGGAAAGAAACCCTCATGCTGTATACCTGCGGGATGTAACCGACAAGGATGCAGAAACTTATTCCAAGCATCTAAGAAAGCAGTTGGCGCGCGGCACCTATAACAAGCAAATCCGCTTTTTACGTTCCCTATTTACAGTGGTGGCGAAGGATGCACGTATAGCGGAAAATCCTTTTGAGGGAATCCTTACTATCGATAAGGAAGAGGAGCGGGATTCTCGCCGCGCGTTAAGTGTTGAAGAGCTGCGGACTATTCTGGAACGGGCGGAAGGTGAATTAGCGACTCTGCTGTTTCTTGGTACGTTTCTCGGGCTACGCTTGGGTGACTGCTGTACTCTCTCTTGGTCGGAATGTAACCTCGCAAAGGGGTTGGTCTTCCGGAAGACCAACAAGGCCAAGAAAAGGGTTTCCGTTGGAATTCCGGCACCATTAATGGAGCTCCTGCTTCAAACTCCTGCATCAAATCGTAAGGGATATATCGTTCCTGATTTCGCTGGTCGGTACACATACAGAAACGCGACCGGCGCAACTACACAACGAGGGTCCATTACTGATCAGGTTCAGAAGCATCTGGGGACTGTCTGCGGTATCAGGTTGTATAAAGAGGGTACCGGGAAGACACCTGAATATTTGGAGAAACTTAAGCAATGGGAGCAGGGCGGTTGTAAAGGTAAAAAACCCACGTATAAGCGCGCTGTTGTTGAGGTTGGGTTTCATTCGCTCCGGCATTCCTATGTTTCGTTACAGGCGGCTACAGGCACCCCTCAGGCTGTTGTGCAGAAGTTGGTAGGGCATGGAAGCCCAGCAATGACTGAACACTACACACACCTTGAAGAATCGACTGTTTTGCAGGCGGCGAGATCCTTAGACCATAGGATCATCGATGCCGACTTTGAGGAAGTGCGGACGGTGTCGCCATGGATACGGGAAGCACTTGGAACCGCAACGGCGCATAATTGGCAGGACGTAATTAACGAAGTGTTGGGGGGTGCATAG
- a CDS encoding helix-turn-helix transcriptional regulator: protein MQTGNTEVIKMMVNNDPTIPDETRQEILDALSRKGGGRKPKLITRKKAAEILVCSTKTIDRYIERGLIRQIRFTQRRIRFEESEIIALARDGVGA, encoded by the coding sequence ATGCAGACAGGTAATACAGAAGTAATTAAGATGATGGTCAACAACGACCCGACCATCCCCGACGAAACCCGCCAAGAAATCCTAGACGCACTATCCCGAAAAGGTGGAGGGCGAAAACCCAAGCTGATAACCCGCAAGAAGGCGGCGGAAATATTGGTGTGCTCAACCAAAACAATCGACCGCTATATCGAACGCGGTTTAATCCGGCAAATCCGGTTTACACAACGGCGTATCAGGTTCGAAGAATCAGAAATCATTGCACTTGCTCGGGACGGGGTTGGAGCATGA